The stretch of DNA TGTAAGCAGGAGCACCGATGAAGCTGAGCCCACCGATTTCTGGATTTCGGAAAATTCTGTTTGAGGGACTGAATTCATCTACTGATCTAATCCTTTGTACTTACCGATCCTCTCAGTAGCTAACAGATTCTGAGAATTTAACTCGAGTGGATATCAATCAATTAACTCCCACTGGTTAGTCATTCCTCCATAGACACGGTTTAAAACTCGTCGTCTCGAGAAAATACGGGCAAATAAAACAGGGTGGCGGAGGAGACGCAGTAGAACTGCACTCGGAGACCGGTCAACGTCTTCAATATCGATCCCGGCAGCGGCACGAATTGCTGCTCCCAGAACCTTGGGATTACGAGTTTCAAGAAAGTATCTCACAACTGTGGCGAAAATGTACTCCGTTTTCATCCTCTGATATAATCTATCAGGATAATTGTGTAATTGGCTTCTGTTAGCCAGCTCTGCGGCCAAGAATCCCGATTCAACGGCCTGTGAGATCCCCTTTCCGGTGAGTCGGTTTGCTATACCTGCAGCATCACCCACTCGTACGACTGAATGCTCCGGTAGATGGGTTCTGTCGGGATCAAGGCTTGGTCCCTCGGGAATGATTGCGACGTTCGTCCGTTCCTGCGACGGGACTGGCCACCCATTCCGCTCACAGGCTTCCCTCAATGCCTTCATATAATCATTAGGCCGGTCACTGACCGTCCAGCCGATACCAACGTTGGCTCGTTGCGATGTCTTCGGGAATGCCCACGAGTACCCTGTATAGTTCTCCAGAATTATCCGGCTGTTCGGGTACAACTCGGTGAAGTCCCCTTCGACATCACTGTTAAGCGCTACCATATATCCTGAATACTCGTTGGTTGTTCCGAGCGCTTTACTAGAGAGTGATGGCTGACCGGTTGCATCAACGACGAGATCATACTCATCGGTGAACTCGTGGAAATCTGTCCGTGTGATAGACTGGTTTTCGTGGATGTCAACACCCTTCTCTGAGAGTTGTTCTGCCCAGGACTGCTCAACGACATTTCGGTCCGTTATATATGTATCCGCAGCAGGAAAGGTGCCGGCTCCAGTGCGGTGGCGATCGGCGTCGATTCCGTCATACACCTCCACTTCCATCGCTGGCAGCGGGTTGAGAAAGCCGTTCTCTACAGTCGGTTCGAGTGGGATCTTCGATACCGCTGTCATCGCTTCTCCGCAATTAACGCCTTTGCTATCGTAGGACTGCCGCTCATATAGTTCGACGACGAATCCAGCGTCGTCGAATCCAGCAGCTGCTGCAAGCCCGGCCATCCCTCCACCTATTACCGCAATTTTGGACGTTCGAGTCATCGGTTTTTGCCAATCTTTGAGGCCATCGTTAAGCTCCCAACAGCATCCGAAGTGACCCACGAACGCCCATCGGGAGTCCGATCGCTCCGATGAAGAACGTCATAAGCCACCACCACGTGTGATTCATCTCCTCTTTCGCATCGGCGAGATACCACACGATGCCGACAGTCACGACGAGTTTCAGCACGAACGTCGATCCGGAGAATCCAGTCGCCTGGTACACGAGATTCGTCACGACCAGCTTTGGGGAGTAGCCGAGGAACGTCACACCGATGAGATTCTGCGCAGCGTCCCACAACTGGCCGAAAACGGCCAGCAGAATTAGCGGGTGTCGAAGGTGGGTGATATTGGCGAAACTCGTGCCCCAGTAGTAGAGTGCGGTTACGCCGAGCGCTATCCCCGTCGTCGCGACAGGAACCCATAGGCGGAGTGGGGTCGATGTCGAGAGGCCGTGCCAAACAGCCCACCAGACGGCCCCGACAGCCCACACCGACCCGACGAGCCCGACTGTTAGCGGGATAGATCCGATATTTTGGTCACGCAAGAGTGCGCCGACGCCGAGCGCGAGGATGGTGACAGCGGTGACGACGATGTAAATCGATGGCGTGATGAACCACACCGCGTAGTCGCCGAGCAGTCCGATATCCTCGAGGGCGCGCATCGCCCCACCTGCGATGATGATCGGAGCGAACCCGTAGGCCAGTCGTGCGTCGAACGTGACGTCGAGTTGGTCGAGATACGCCCGTAGTCCGGGGAGGCTGTATACGACTGCCGCGAGGTAGATTACCGTGTTCACCGCGTTGTAGCCCTGGACAGCACGAATCCCCTCGTGCGTGACTGGTTGACCGGCCGCATCGGCGACGACTGGTCCCCAGAGATACTGCCAGATGAACCGGTCGTAGACCAACGTCGGAAACACGAGGAGGCCCCCACCGATGAGGACGAGCGGGGCCAGCAGGTACAGCGCCCACCACTCGCGTGAGCCGGTCTCCGGAAGGGCAGTCTCGACGCGCCGGGTGACAGTACTCACGACTCGTTCACCTCTAAGCGCCACGTCGTGCTTTTCGAGCGCCCCCACTGTTCGAGTGAAACGATTGTGAGTTCGTCCTGGAGCTGGCTGAGGTACTGCGCGACTGCCTTGGGAGATCCGTCGAGATCGCTGGCAATCTCGCGAGCCCGGAGGTATGTCGGTTCGCTACTGGCTGTCTCGACGAGGTACCTTCGAACCGTGTGCCGGGAAATATTCGACATTGATCTAGAGGTGACGGTTAGCGAAGAAATCCGAAGAGCTTGTAGTCGTGATCGGGGGTGTACCGCCGGAACAGGAGACTGTTCGTCAGCACCGACACCGACGAGAACGCCATTGCTGCTGCAGCGAGCACGGGCTGGAGGAGGCCGAGCGACGCTAACGGAATCATCGCCGTGTTGTAACCGAGCGCCCACACGAGGTTCTGTTTGATCTTCTGGAGTGTCGCGTCTGAGATTCGGATCGCCTTTACCACGTCGAGCGGGTCGTCTCGCATCAGCGTGACGTCTGCAGCTTCGATGGCGACGTCGGTGCCGGAGCCGATTGCTGTCCCGACGTGTGCGACCGCGAGTGCCGGAGCGTCGTTGACGCCGTCACCGACCATCATCGCCTGCCGGCCCTCGTCTTGAATACTGTCGACCGCGTTGGACTTGTCCTCAGGAAGGACTCCTGCGCGGACGTTCTTCGGGTCGATACCCACCTGTTTAGCGACCGCACGGGCAGTTCGCTCGTTGTCGCCCGTAATCATCATCACGTCAACTCCCCGCTCCTGGAGTGCTGTGACAGCCTGCTTGGAGCTTTCCTTCACTGTGTCGGCGTCGGCGACCACACCCACGAGCTCCCCCTCGTAGGCGACCAGCATCGCCGTCTTCCCCTCGTTCTCGAGGCGTTCCATCGTCTCCTCAGCGGGAGAGGGGTCGATCCCGTTGTCCCGCAGCAGCTTGCGGTTGCCGACCAGCACCTCGCTGTCACCAATGACTGCTTTGATCCCGTGGCCCGGAACGTTCTCGAAGTCGTCAGGCTCAGTCACGTCCAGGCCGCGTTCTTCGGCCCCTTCGACGATTGCACGGGCGAGCGGGTGTTCGCTGCCGCTTTCAGCTATCGCCGCCAGTCGAAGCACATCATCCTCTGAGAGGCGCTCACGGGTGCTGAGCTGTCCACCATCTGGGGTCGGCTCGCCACCGTCAGTCACCACATTTCCATCGCTATCAAAGACGACCACGTCGGTGAGTTCCATTTCCCCTTCGGTGAGTGTGCCCGTCTTGTCGAAGACGACTGTATCGACGTCTTTCGCTCGTTCGAGGATGTCACCGCCCTTGAACAGGACGCCGTTCTGGGCACCAATCGTCGTCCCGACCATCGTCGCTGCGGGCGTCGCCAGCCCCAGCGCACAGGGACAGGCGATGAGGATCGAGGACGCGAAGACAATTATCGCGAACTCGAAGACTGAAACGGTCCCACCGACCGGGGCCGGGCCGCCAGCAACCTGACCCCACAGCGGGAGCCAGTCGACGAAGCCAGCGAGAGCCTCGGGGAACAGGAACCAGACGACACCCCAGAGAAGGGCGTTCGCGATGACCGCAGGCACGAAGTACGCGGAGATGCGGTCGGCGAGATTCTGGATGTCGGGCTGGCGCGACTGGGCCTCCTTGACTGTCTGGACGATCTGTTGGAGGGCCGTGTCTTCTCCAACCTTCGTCGCCTCCACGACAAGGACGCCGTTCTCGTTAATCGTCGAGCCGACGACCTCATCGCCCTCCTCTTTCTCGACAGGCACAGATTCGCCAGTGACCATTGACTCGTCGACGGCAGACTGACCGTCGACAACGACACCGTCTGTGGGAATCTTCTCACCTGGACGAATTTTCATCCGGTCACCAGTTGTGACCTCTTCAAGCGGAACTTCTTCTTCACTGCCGTCCTCGTGGACAATGGTCGCCGTTTCGGCTTCCATTTCGAGGAGCTTTCGGAGGGCCTCACCCGCTTGGCCCTTCGACCGAGCTTCGAGATAGTTACCCAACGTGATGAACACGAGGATGAGGGCTGCCGTGTCGAAATAAAGTCCACCTGCAATGAGTTCAGCAAGGACTGCCACAGAGTATAGATAGGCCGTTGTTGAACCGATCGCAATCAGCACGTCCATATTGGCGCGGCCATTCTTCACGATCGCCTTGTACGAGTTCTTATAGAACGGCCAGCCGAGGATCGCCTGTACCGGCGTGGCGAGGAGGAACTCAACCCAGCCAAGTTCCACACCGAAGACGGCTTCAGGGACGATCGCGCCACCGAGCAGATAATTGTCGATGAGGAAGAAGAGCAACGGTGCCGATAACACTGCCCCAAAGAGGGTCAACCTGAGTTGCTTCCGAGTTTCGGCTTGACGGGCGGCATCTCGTGCGTCCTGGCCCGACTCTTCGTCGGCACCATCTTCGCGGACGGGCGAGTAGCCAGCCTCCTCGATAGCATCGTACAGCGCACCAATAGATACTTCCGCAGGATTGTAGGTGACCTGTGCTTCGTCGGTTGCGTAATTGACCTCCGCATTAACGACGCCCGGAATATTTTCAAGAGCGGTTTGGTTGGTCTCGGCGCAGTTGGCACAGGTCATATCGGAGATGGCAATCGTTACCGTCTCAGAGACTGCGCCGTACCCGGCCTCGTCGATCGCGTCGTAGATTTCTTTGAGCGATACCTCTTCAGGGTCGTAGGTGACGGAACCCTCGTCGGTGGCGAAGTTCGCATCCGCCTCCGATACCCCGTCGAGCGATTCGAGAGTGTCCTGGATCGTCGCCGAACAGTTGGCGCAGGACATTCCCGTGATATCAAGATGGATTGTTTGGCTTGTCATGCTTGTTCTACTATACGGGGTCTAGGTTTAGGCGATTTACTGCTTCGAGAGGCGGGGTTTCGACTGCAGGAAAATTTGGATTCCAAAGACAGCGTTACGCTCCCTCTTCGAGTCGCTGATACCGATCGTCGAACCGTGTGAGACAGGACGGACAACAGAAGTGATAGATCTCTCCGTCGATTCTCGTCGTTTCACCTTGATTATCAACGGTATTGTTACATTCAGCACAGGTGAGTGCAAATTCGACGCCATCAACGGACGGCGTCCATTCAAGCTCGTCAATTAGCGTGACGGTGTAATCTGCTACATCGATCTCGTTAAAGAGTCCATCTACCCACTGACGTACGTTCTGGGCTTCAACACGGGCATAGAACCAAAGATCTCCTTCGGAGGTCGTGAAGACGTGTTCAACGCCATCTGACTCTCGAGCCCGCTCGCGGGCGGCCTCCAACGACGCTGAGCCGATTTCGGCCTGAATAAATACCGGTACACCAGCTCGGAGATGAGCCCGGTTGACGTCAATCGTGAAGTTGTTAATGATGCCAGCTTCCTGTAATCGCTTTACCCGGTCAGACACGGCTGGCCCCGACAAGTCGACCTCCTCGCCAATATCGCTGAACGGGCGGCGGGCGTCATCAGCGAGTAACGAGAGGATTTCTAAGTCGGTTTCATCCAAATTGCGCATACGACCGCTTCGTCTCGCAGGATACATTATTGTTGCCCACAACACACCTTCGAAATCGGTGATCTAGGGCTGCGACAACATTGGATTCTAAGCAGAAAACCACATAGAATACTCGCCCCTATCTACGAATGGATATGACTCAGACAATCACCGTCGAAGGAATGACCTGTGAACATTGCGAGCAGACCGTCGAAGAGGCACTCGAAGAAGTTGAGGGGGTTACGTCCGCTACTGCGGATCGTGACTCAGAATCCGCGACGGTCGAGGGGTCCGCTGAACGGGATGAGCTTGTGACTGTGGTCGAAGACGCTGGATACGATGCCTCTGCGTAACAAATCCCGATTCTCGTCGAATCGGATTCGGAGAGGGATTGATACGACTGCCAATCCCAGGTGTAGATACTATGACTGATACACTTCCGTTCGATGCCGTCCGCGAGCTCGACGTCGACGGGACGACGTACAAGATGGCCGATCTTCGAGCACTCGAAGAGCAGGGGCTCTGTGACCTCGACACGCTCCCTGTGAGCATCCGTATTCTGCTTGAGTCGGTGCTCCGGAACGCCGACGGCGAAACTGTTACTGCAGCGGACGTCAAGAATGCTGCTGGCTGGGAGCCAGACGTACCGGACGCAGAGGTTCCGTTCTCTCCATCACGAGTCGTCCTACAGGATCTCACTGGCGTGCCCGCAGTTGTCGACCTGGCGGCCCTTCGATCCGAAGTCGACCGCAAAGATCGGGACCCAACCCTGGTCGAACCAGAAATCCCTATTGATCTTGTAATCGACCACAGCGTCCAGGTCGACTACTTCGACTCCGAGGACGCCTACGAGAAGAACGTCGAACTGGAGTACGAGCGCAACGCCGAACGGTATCGCGCGATCAAGTGGGCGCAGAACGCCTTCGAGAACTTCAACGTCGTCCCGCCGGGGACCGGCATCGTCCACCAGGTGAATCTCGAGCATCTGGGCCGGGTCGTCCACGCCCGCGAGCGAGACGGCGAGAACTGGCTCCTACCGGACACACTCGTCGGTACGGACAGCCACACCCCGATGATCGGTGGCATCGGTGTGGTCGGCTGGGGCGTCGGCGGCATTGAAGCGGAAGCGGCGATGCTCGGTCAGCCGGTCACGATGAAACTCCCCGAGGTCGTCGGCGTCCGCCTCGAAGGCGAATTACCCGAGGGCGCGACAGCGACGGATCTCGTGCTCCACATCACCGAACGGCTCCGCGAGGTCGGCGTCGTCGACCGGTTTGTCGAGTTCTTCGGTCCTGGTGTGGAGAATCTCACAGTCCCCGACCGAGCCACGATCGCCAATATGGCGCCCGAACAGGGCTCGACGATCAGTATGTTCCCGGTCGACGAGCAGACGCTCGAGTATCTCGAACTCACCGGGCGTGACCCCGCCCACATCGACCTTGTTCGCGAGTACCTCGAAGCGCAAGGGCTATTCGGAGAACAGGAACCGGAATACACCGAGGTCGTCGAGTTCGATCTTTCGACTGTTGAGCCGAGTCTCGCCGGACACAAGCGGCCACAGGACCGGATTCCGATGGGGGACGTGAAACAGAGCTTCCGGGGACTTCTCCACGGGGAGTTCGAAGACGACCTCGATGATGTCGACGAAGACGCCCTACAGCGGTGGCTCGGCGAAGGTGGTGCAGCTGGTGCGGAGACCGACGGCGGTGTTCAGGTCGAACCCGAATCGGAACTGCACCCGTTAACCAAACGCGTCGAGGTCGACCTCGACGGTGAGACAGTGGAAATTGGACACGGAGACGTCCTCGTCAGCGCCATCACGAGCTGTACGAACACTTCGAACCCGTCGGTGATGATCGCTGCTGGTCTGCTTGCCCAGAACGCCGTCGAGAAAGGTTTAGATGTCCCGCCGTACGTCAAGACGAGTCTCGCACCCGGCAGTCGCGTCGTCACGCAGTACCTCGAGGAATCGGGCCTGCTTCCGTATCTCGAAGAGCTCGGGTACGCGGTCGTCGGCTACGGCTGTACTACTTGTATCGGGAACGCCGGACCACTTCCCGATCCCATCGAGCAAGCGATCGACGACCACGACCTCTGGACGACGAGCGTCCTCTCCGGGAATCGGAACTTCGAGGCGCGTATTCACCCGAAGATCCGCGCGAACTACCTCGCGAGCCCGCCGCTCGTCGTCGCCTACGGCCTCGCAGGGCGGATGGACGTCGACCTCGAGAACGAGCCGCTAGGCACCGACGAGGAGGGGGGATCGGTGTATCTGGCGGACATCTGGCCCGACGCAGCGGACGTGCAGGCAGCAATCCACGAGAACGTCTCTCCTGGGATGTTCGAGGAGAAGTATGCCTCTGTGTTCGAGGGTGACGAGCGGTGGGCTGCTCTCGACGCGCCCACAGGTGACGTCTACGAGTGGGACGACGACTCGACATACATCCGAGAGCCGCCGTTCTTCCAAGACTTCCCCCTCGAGAAACCCGGCGTCGCCGATATTGAGGATACACGCTGCCTGCTGACACTCGGCGATACCGTTACGACCGACCACATCAGCCCTGCTGGCCCCTTCGGATCTGACCTCCCTGCCGGCCAGTGGCTGCTCGATAACGGCGTTGAGCCGCACGAGTTCAACACCTACGGCGCGCGCCGGGGCAACCACGAGGTGATGATGCGGGGAACGTTCGCCAATGTCCGCATCGAGAACGAGATGCTCGACGATGTCGAGGGTGGCTATACGATCCACCACCCAACCGACGAGCAGACGACCGTGTTCGAAGCCAGCCAGCGCTACCGCGAGGAGGGAGTCCCGCTCGTCGTGATGGCGGGCGAAGAGTTCGGTACCGGCTCCAGCCGGGACTGGGCGGCGAAAGGAACGGACCTACTCGGTGTTCGCGCAACCATCGCCGAGAGTTACGAGCGCATCTACCGCGACAACCTCGTCGGCATGGGTGTGCTCCCCCTGCAGTTCGATGATGGCGACTCGTGGGAATCTCTCGGTCTGGATGGGTCGGAGATCTTCACGATCCACGGCCTCGATGACGGGCTCGACGTGATGGACGAACTGACCGTTATCGCCGAGCGTGCGGACGGGTCGACTGTCGAGTTCCCGGTCACAGCACAGGTCGGCACGCCGGCCGCCGTGACCTATATCGAACACGGCGGCATCCTCCACTACGTCCTTAGACGGCTCCTCACGCGATAATCTCTCTCAACTGACTCTATTTCTGGAAGCACAAGCAACACGAATAACTTTGAGTCCAAATTAGCGTTTCAATCGTGCGTAGACTCTGTTCGGATGATGCCCGCTACGTTATCCATCTGAGCTGAAACGTGTGCACTCTCACCAGCAACATGCGTAATTAAATCGTCCAGAGTGATCATCCCGATAACGCTCCCGTCTTCAACAACCGGGACGTGTCGAGCACCCGCTTCGTTCATTTGTCTCAGGACTTTTGGAATCTCAGCATCTGCTGGCACAGTAAGTGGGTCACGCGTCATCACGTCAGCAGCTCGTACGTCGTCTCCACTAGTCTCGGCTGTGAGCACACTTAACTCGCTTTCCTCGGTGAGCAGGTTAGCAATCAGGTCTCGGTCGGTGATGATACCAGAGATCTGATCGGATTCTTCGACGACCACGTACCTGGCACACCGCGATTGGGAGATCATCGTGTGAGCGATCTCGGCAACCGTGGCGTCAGGCGTGACACGGGCGACCGACTCATCAGCAATACGACCAATGTCCATCCGGAGGTCAGTTGGTCTGGTACCCATGCTAATCAGTACGACTCATAACAGGAAATAGCTTAGCATCAGCTGGTCGTCATAGAAATCCTCCACTCTTCAACCCTGAGAGACGACAATCTCCAAACTTTGTGAAGTTACAAAAAGTGTTACCAGCTACGCCACTATCCAAGAGCGCTGGCTTTTATAATCTAGTCTCAATAAGTAAAGAGAAATGTACGATACGGTTTTGCTCTCGACTGACGGGACAGTTGCTTCTGAGGAAGCTGAATCCCATGCTATCGCGCTAGCAGAGGCCCATAATGCCGATCTTCATGTTCTGTATGTAGTCGATGAGGACGTCGTAACAGCATACAGCGGTGACGAGTACGTTGATGAAGCCGAGGGCCCAGAACATGGCCTCGAAGAACTTGGAACGGAAACAATCGCAGACATCCAATATAAAGCGAAGGAGGTCGGTGTCAATGTTGTCAAAGCAATTGAGCACGGCCGACCGGCTGAGACGATTGTACGGTATGCTGATGTCGAAGATATGGATCTACTTGTACTTGGAACGAAACACCGGCCGGAAGAATACCGGGCCTTGCTCGGAAGCGTGACCGACCGCGTCCTTCGATTGACGACCCGCCCAGCGACCGTCGTGAAGACGGAAGTCGACGAATAGGGGAAGAACAGTCAGTAACGGCCGCCGTCAGGCGTGAGTCGGGCGCGCCGGCGTTCGAACTCCTCGTCGTCGATTTCGCCGCGAGCGTACCGTTCCTGGAGGACAGCGAGTGCGCTATCCTCGGTGGGGCCGTCCGATGGCGACCGCGTTGTCAGCCAGTAGACGATGTAGACGGGAAGGGCGATCAGAAGTGCCATCCACAGCAAACCGATCAACATCATCCCCCAGCTCCATATTCCCCACCCGGCCATGTGACCATCATTCCACATCCCGTCATGCCAGTCCCACATCACTGTATCTGGAACAGCAGCGTGCGTCAGAGTCATTCCAATGATGACGGCTAGCGTCAGTGCTCCGATGACGATGAGTCCCAGAGAACGAATCCCGCGTGCTTGAATTGGATTTTGCATTATTGTACTCCTGAAGAGAGTTCGGCGTGGTTAGCCGAGGATGTATTCGAGGGCGGGGTAGCGCTCAACGAGCGTCTCGCCACCGACGTCGTAGTTCTCGATGTACTGGTCGAGGCCCAGGATGCGGCCCGCGGCGAACGCGGCGACCGCGAGGAACACGAGCATGTACGCGAAGTCCCCGTTGATGAACCCGTGGCTCATGTCCCAGTTCCCGAAGTAGAACATGAGCATCATGAGCGCGCCGAAGAACGCCGCGAGGCGGACGAACGCGCCGACGAGCAGGCCGAGGCCGATGAACAGCTCGCCCCACGGGACGGCCACGTTCGCGAACTCGACGAACCACGGCGTACTCCCCATCCACGCGAACATCCCCGCGAGCGGGTTGCCGTTCGTCGCCGCGACGTTCGTGAGGTAACCGCCCGCGGCGAACTCGCCGGTGATCTTCGTGAACCCGGAGTACGCGAACGCGTAGCCCATCATGAGACGGAGCGCGAGCACGAACCACGCACTGAGACTGTGAACTTTCCCGCCGACGGTCAGACCGCCGACTCTGCTCTCGAGCTGATTCATGCCGGAGTCGAGTGTGGACATAGTTATTGCACCTTCAACTATCAGTACGGAGGCAGAGACGATATAACGGCGAGCCGGCGTTCTGGGTCAGAAAATCGGCGGGCTATATTACGCTCCTGTCGCGAGTAGAGACGTGTGACTGAGGAGGCCGACCCGTCGGAAATCTTCGCGACACTCGACGACGAGTACGCCCGCGACATCCTCGTGGCGACGAAGACCGACCGCCTGTCTGCGAAGGAGCTCAGCGAGGAATGTGACATGTCACGCCCGACCGTCTCGCGCCGTGTCACCCGCCTCGTCGAGCAGGGCCTCCTCGAGGAGTATACGCACGTCGACCCCGGGGGACGGCACTACAGCGAGTATGAGGCGCGCCTCGAACGCATCGAAATCCTCCTGCAGGCGGAGGGCTTCGACGTCAACATCGACATCCAGCCTGACCCCGCCGACCGGATTACGACCATCTTCGAGGAAATGCGGGGAGACTGAATCATGGACCACACGCTATTCGTCATCGGCAAACTGTTCACGACCGCGTTAGCACTGGTCATCGCATATCAGGCCTATCGCGGGTACCAACGACATCACACGCAGTTACTCCTGTACGTCGCCGCCGGCTTCGCATTGGTCGGGCTTGGCGGCCTCCTTGAAGGCGTCCTCTTCGAACTCCTCCAGGTGTCGATCTTCGAAGCAGGATTCGTCGCAGCACTCGTCACCGCAGCCGGGATGCTGTCTATCCTCTACGCCCTGTATGCCCCGAATCCATAAGGATTCAGGACGCCCATTCGACAAGCGGCCTCTGCGCGTCGTGCCCGGTTCGAAGCCGCTACTGTTCGGACTCCCCTCGTTCTCGATAGTGTAGCGTCGCAGTGGGAGTTATATCCATATCGGTCGTACCATATCGTATGATTCGAACACTCGTCGGTGTCCTCGGCGCTATCTCAGCGCTGTTCCCGGACGAAATCGTCGAGCTCTTCGAGAAACTCGCCATTTCGAATCCAGACGAGGGAACAGTGAGAGGGTGGATACGTCCAGCAGTCCGGTCGGAGGGTGTTCTGATAGCTGCGCTTTCACTCTTTAACGGGCGAGCATACGCATTGCTGATGAATCTTACCGGCGTGTTCGGTGCGATAGTCCTCTTATTTCCCGACCTGTATCAGAGATTTGCCACCGCGTTCCTGTACGAGCGTCCAGAGTCGATAGAATGGAACGAGCGATTCCGCTTGGGCATTCGGGCTATCGGCGCACTCTATGTCTTTTTAGCGGCGAAGACGTACAGAGAGCGTCACAACGATACTTGAGCCACCTCGCTATTGACACCTGGCGCATCCGATGTCTAGTTCGTTACGGCCGCAGGTATCACTTTGAATCTAAAGTTTGAGCCCCACGATATCAGTATGATCGAAGGGGAAATCCGCTAAAGAGAGGAGGCCGTGTGTATCCCTGTATGACGACGACGATCATCGTGGAAGGCATGACGTGCGGTCACTGTGAGCAGACGGTCGAAGAGGCCCTCGAAGAGGTATCCGGCGTGACTGACGTGACCGTCGACAGGGAGAGCGAACAGGCGAGCGTCGATGGTGAGGCAAATGTCACAGCTCTCGTGGAGGCCGTCGAAGACGCCGGGTACACCGCTTACGCCTGAGAATCGCGCGGACCACTCCGAGACAACGGCCAACCGTTGTCTTTGAAGCTTCGCTACGCTGGT from Haloarcula salinisoli encodes:
- a CDS encoding NAD(P)/FAD-dependent oxidoreductase; the protein is MAGLAAAAGFDDAGFVVELYERQSYDSKGVNCGEAMTAVSKIPLEPTVENGFLNPLPAMEVEVYDGIDADRHRTGAGTFPAADTYITDRNVVEQSWAEQLSEKGVDIHENQSITRTDFHEFTDEYDLVVDATGQPSLSSKALGTTNEYSGYMVALNSDVEGDFTELYPNSRIILENYTGYSWAFPKTSQRANVGIGWTVSDRPNDYMKALREACERNGWPVPSQERTNVAIIPEGPSLDPDRTHLPEHSVVRVGDAAGIANRLTGKGISQAVESGFLAAELANRSQLHNYPDRLYQRMKTEYIFATVVRYFLETRNPKVLGAAIRAAAGIDIEDVDRSPSAVLLRLLRHPVLFARIFSRRRVLNRVYGGMTNQWELID
- a CDS encoding DUF63 family protein, with translation MSTVTRRVETALPETGSREWWALYLLAPLVLIGGGLLVFPTLVYDRFIWQYLWGPVVADAAGQPVTHEGIRAVQGYNAVNTVIYLAAVVYSLPGLRAYLDQLDVTFDARLAYGFAPIIIAGGAMRALEDIGLLGDYAVWFITPSIYIVVTAVTILALGVGALLRDQNIGSIPLTVGLVGSVWAVGAVWWAVWHGLSTSTPLRLWVPVATTGIALGVTALYYWGTSFANITHLRHPLILLAVFGQLWDAAQNLIGVTFLGYSPKLVVTNLVYQATGFSGSTFVLKLVVTVGIVWYLADAKEEMNHTWWWLMTFFIGAIGLPMGVRGSLRMLLGA
- a CDS encoding DUF7123 family protein, whose protein sequence is MSNISRHTVRRYLVETASSEPTYLRAREIASDLDGSPKAVAQYLSQLQDELTIVSLEQWGRSKSTTWRLEVNES
- a CDS encoding heavy metal translocating P-type ATPase, encoding MTSQTIHLDITGMSCANCSATIQDTLESLDGVSEADANFATDEGSVTYDPEEVSLKEIYDAIDEAGYGAVSETVTIAISDMTCANCAETNQTALENIPGVVNAEVNYATDEAQVTYNPAEVSIGALYDAIEEAGYSPVREDGADEESGQDARDAARQAETRKQLRLTLFGAVLSAPLLFFLIDNYLLGGAIVPEAVFGVELGWVEFLLATPVQAILGWPFYKNSYKAIVKNGRANMDVLIAIGSTTAYLYSVAVLAELIAGGLYFDTAALILVFITLGNYLEARSKGQAGEALRKLLEMEAETATIVHEDGSEEEVPLEEVTTGDRMKIRPGEKIPTDGVVVDGQSAVDESMVTGESVPVEKEEGDEVVGSTINENGVLVVEATKVGEDTALQQIVQTVKEAQSRQPDIQNLADRISAYFVPAVIANALLWGVVWFLFPEALAGFVDWLPLWGQVAGGPAPVGGTVSVFEFAIIVFASSILIACPCALGLATPAATMVGTTIGAQNGVLFKGGDILERAKDVDTVVFDKTGTLTEGEMELTDVVVFDSDGNVVTDGGEPTPDGGQLSTRERLSEDDVLRLAAIAESGSEHPLARAIVEGAEERGLDVTEPDDFENVPGHGIKAVIGDSEVLVGNRKLLRDNGIDPSPAEETMERLENEGKTAMLVAYEGELVGVVADADTVKESSKQAVTALQERGVDVMMITGDNERTARAVAKQVGIDPKNVRAGVLPEDKSNAVDSIQDEGRQAMMVGDGVNDAPALAVAHVGTAIGSGTDVAIEAADVTLMRDDPLDVVKAIRISDATLQKIKQNLVWALGYNTAMIPLASLGLLQPVLAAAAMAFSSVSVLTNSLLFRRYTPDHDYKLFGFLR
- a CDS encoding AsnC family transcriptional regulator; translated protein: MRNLDETDLEILSLLADDARRPFSDIGEEVDLSGPAVSDRVKRLQEAGIINNFTIDVNRAHLRAGVPVFIQAEIGSASLEAARERARESDGVEHVFTTSEGDLWFYARVEAQNVRQWVDGLFNEIDVADYTVTLIDELEWTPSVDGVEFALTCAECNNTVDNQGETTRIDGEIYHFCCPSCLTRFDDRYQRLEEGA
- a CDS encoding heavy-metal-associated domain-containing protein; translation: MTQTITVEGMTCEHCEQTVEEALEEVEGVTSATADRDSESATVEGSAERDELVTVVEDAGYDASA